One Candidatus Planktophila limnetica DNA segment encodes these proteins:
- a CDS encoding lycopene cyclase domain-containing protein, giving the protein MTYSQIAITAALIAIAVDLFAYSQPLLKRRAFWTSYAIILPFQLLTNWWLTSRNIVMYSPDAIFGLRIASAPAEDLLFGFALILGVMGIWEYLGRRGVSRD; this is encoded by the coding sequence ATGACGTATAGCCAGATCGCTATTACTGCAGCCCTCATCGCTATTGCCGTTGATCTCTTTGCTTATAGCCAACCACTTTTAAAGCGACGCGCATTCTGGACGTCATATGCAATCATCTTGCCTTTTCAATTACTGACTAATTGGTGGCTGACATCTCGCAATATTGTTATGTATAGCCCTGATGCAATATTTGGACTTCGTATCGCGTCAGCTCCTGCAGAAGATTTACTCTTTGGTTTTGCCTTAATTCTTGGCGTAATGGGTATTTGGGAATACCTAGGTAGGCGCGGAGTTTCTAGAGATTAA
- a CDS encoding lycopene cyclase domain-containing protein, whose translation MLKFSYMAMLAFTVVGSFWLEVILKVGVLRRIKRAAISIIPVAAMFLMWDAYAIKQGHWFFDRDKILGIYGPFNIPLEEFLFFLIIPLAALMTIEAVTTVNKHWKQRYDV comes from the coding sequence GTGCTTAAGTTTTCATACATGGCCATGTTGGCCTTTACCGTTGTGGGATCTTTCTGGCTTGAAGTGATTTTAAAAGTCGGTGTCTTGCGTCGCATTAAAAGAGCAGCCATCAGCATCATTCCTGTGGCTGCGATGTTTTTGATGTGGGATGCCTATGCAATCAAGCAAGGACACTGGTTCTTTGATCGCGACAAAATCCTTGGAATCTACGGTCCTTTTAATATTCCACTAGAAGAGTTTCTGTTTTTCCTCATTATTCCCCTTGCTGCCCTCATGACAATTGAAGCTGTCACAACGGTTAATAAGCATTGGAAGCAGCGCTATGACGTATAG
- a CDS encoding DUF3145 family protein: MLTRGSLYIHSCPAALKHHVEWSLQSILGNGISLSWRTQPLMAGTFRCEISWREKTSKASEIATALRSWHYVRFEVRDESENGGDFFRFTPELGIHRASIDGAGSIVINENQITAALDKSFDEEALRTALHDAMGMKWELELEPLRAVDMQERSHLQAI, encoded by the coding sequence ATGCTTACTCGTGGATCCCTCTATATCCATTCCTGCCCTGCTGCGTTAAAACACCATGTCGAATGGTCGCTTCAATCCATCCTGGGTAATGGGATTTCTCTGTCATGGCGCACACAACCGCTGATGGCTGGAACATTTAGATGCGAAATCTCCTGGCGCGAGAAAACAAGTAAGGCATCAGAAATAGCAACAGCTCTTCGTTCATGGCATTACGTGCGATTTGAAGTACGCGATGAGTCTGAAAACGGCGGAGATTTCTTCCGCTTCACACCAGAGCTTGGTATCCATCGCGCAAGCATTGATGGAGCCGGATCTATTGTGATTAATGAAAACCAAATTACCGCAGCACTTGATAAGAGTTTTGATGAGGAAGCACTTCGCACCGCATTGCACGATGCAATGGGTATGAAGTGGGAACTCGAACTCGAGCCGCTGCGGGCAGTAGATATGCAAGAGCGCTCGCACTTGCAGGCAATCTGA
- a CDS encoding cold-shock protein, which translates to MATGTVKWFNSEKGFGFIAVDGGGQDVFVHYSAIQGNGYKSLEEGQAVSFEVVQGPKGPQADAVNPA; encoded by the coding sequence ATGGCAACAGGCACAGTTAAGTGGTTCAACTCTGAAAAGGGTTTCGGTTTCATTGCAGTTGACGGTGGCGGACAAGATGTATTCGTTCACTACTCAGCAATTCAAGGAAACGGTTACAAGTCCCTTGAAGAGGGTCAGGCAGTTTCATTTGAGGTCGTACAGGGTCCAAAGGGTCCTCAGGCCGATGCAGTAAATCCTGCCTAA
- a CDS encoding M23 family metallopeptidase, translating into MLRRISVIITGILLLGITPAVAAPIYVFPVADCKVNYARAHHDYPATDILAKKGCKFVSPIDGVVDEVNRTDLWSGKTNLGIDRGGLYVSVIGTDGVRYYGSHLRTIVKSIEPGVAVKAGQIIGTIGSTGSARGTSPHLHFGISWPTPTQANVWWVRRGAVLPWKYLDAWNAGKDLSPVKAVAKQLAKVGEIPPEPKK; encoded by the coding sequence ATGTTGCGACGCATATCTGTGATTATTACTGGAATTCTTTTATTGGGCATAACTCCCGCTGTTGCAGCCCCTATCTATGTATTTCCGGTGGCTGATTGCAAGGTCAACTATGCACGCGCCCATCATGATTATCCAGCCACAGATATATTGGCAAAAAAAGGGTGCAAATTTGTTTCACCTATAGATGGCGTTGTTGATGAAGTAAATCGCACAGATTTGTGGAGCGGTAAAACCAACTTAGGTATTGATCGCGGGGGACTATACGTATCTGTTATTGGCACAGATGGTGTGCGCTATTACGGATCGCACCTGCGCACAATTGTTAAAAGTATTGAGCCAGGTGTTGCCGTTAAGGCCGGACAAATAATCGGAACAATTGGCAGCACCGGCAGTGCACGTGGCACATCGCCACATCTTCACTTTGGAATTTCTTGGCCAACTCCCACACAAGCAAATGTGTGGTGGGTGCGACGCGGTGCGGTGTTGCCGTGGAAGTATTTAGATGCGTGGAATGCTGGAAAAGATTTATCACCTGTGAAAGCTGTTGCAAAACAATTAGCAAAAGTTGGCGAGATTCCGCCAGAGCCTAAAAAATAA